DNA from Actinomyces sp. oral taxon 897:
GGTACGCCAACTGGCAGCTGCGGATGCTGCGTATTGAGCCGCGCGAGGAGGTCCCCGCCGCCTTCACCGCCCAGGAGGTGGCCTCTATCGTGGAGATGTCCACCGCCGAGGGGGTCCTGGAGGACGACTCCGGCCTGCTGACCGGTGCCCTGGAGTTCTCCGAGGAGACCGCTGGCAGCGTCATGGTGCCCCTGGACCACCTGGTCACCCTGGACGAGGGCTGCACCCCCCAGGACGTGGAGGCCGCGGTGACCGCGACCGGCTTCTCCCGCTTCCCGGTGGTGCGCCGCCCCGCGACGTCGGCGCCCGCCCCCCAGGAGGTGCCCCGGGAGCAGGCGGCTCCGGTCATTGTCGGCTACCTGCACCTCAAGGACGTGCTGGACGCGGACGGTCCGGCCCGTCACCGTCCGGTCCCCGCCTGGCGGGCCCGGGCCCTGGTCCAGGTGGGCGCGCAGGAGGAGGTCGAGGACGCCCTGGCGGCCATGCAGCGTTCGGGCGCGCACCTGGGCGCGGTCCAGGACGAGACCGGTGCCACTGTTGGCGTCGTCTTCCTGGAGGACATCCTGGAGGAGCTCATTGGTGAGGTGAAGGACTCCATGCAGCGTGACGACCACCAGCGACATTAGGGCGACCCGGCCCGTGGCGGTCCCGGCCGGGCCTGGCGTGCCCGCGCGGGTCGCGCCCGCGCCCCTGGACGAGGAGGACCCGGGTCAGCCGGTGGCGTGCCCGCGCCGCGCCTGCTCCTGCCGCGGGCCCGGCTCGGTGGTCGCCCGTGAGCGGGGACGGCGCCGTGGCGGTCCTGCAGCGGGTGTGAGCAGGAGTCCTGGCGTCCCGGGGCGTACCTGGCTACTCTAGGAGGTGTCCAGGGCGGTGCGGAGGGCCTTGGGCAGCCGTCCGCGGACGGCTCGGTAGGAGCAGTGAGGGGGACCACAGGCGTGAGTACGCAGCCCGAGCAGCCGCTCACCCGGCGGCAGCGTCGTGAGCTTGAGCGTGCGGCTGAGGCCGCAGCAGGTCAGGCCGACACCCAGGAGGCCGGTGCCTGGACGCCCTCCTCGACGAGAAGGTCAGGACAGGATTCCCGCCCCGTCACCCCGTCCGCTCCGCCCGAGCCGGGGCCACCGCCGCCCGGGCTCTTCCGCTCCGCCCCGTCCCCGGACCTCCTGGGGCCCCCCGAGCCGCCAGCGCCTCCTGAGCCGCCAGTGGCCCCAGAGCCACCGGCGCCCCCGGGCGGTCGTCCCACCAGCTCCCTGGCCCCGCTCCCGCAGCCACCGGGGTCGGCCCGTGCGCCCCGTCGCGCGGACCAGGAGCCCACGCTGAAGGTCCCGCCGCCCGGACTGGCCTCCCTGGAGGGCCGCTACGACCGTCTCGGCGCCGCGAGCGCCCGGGACGCCCGCCAGCGTGAGGCGGACATCGCCTGGCTGCGTGAGCACCGCCGGACCGGTATGGGGACCCTGGCCCGCACCGGCATCCTGGCGGCCCTGGCCGCGGTGACGGTGGTGGCCCCCCTGACCAGCTACTCGGGGCTGGGGGCCTCGGCCACCACCGTGGGCCCGGCCCAGGCGCGTGCCAGCGCGCGGGCCTCCTCGGTGGCCGCCGCCGTGCTGGGGTCGGACGCGGACATTGACTCCTCGACGGACAACTCCATGAACAACGTGCCTGACGCCGCCACCCTGGCACGTATCCGTGACGCCTACGCCAATGCCAAGGCCACCTGTACGGCCCCGGCCCCGGGGGCCAGTGGTGAGATGGCGGCCTTCAGCCCCGCGCCCTCCCTCGTCTACCCCATGGTGGAGGGGACCTACACCCTCTCCTCTCCCTACGGCTACCGTCTTCACCCCACCCTGGGGGTGCTCAAGCTCCACGCGGGGATGGACATGTCGGCCCCTGCGGGCACCCCCATCTACGCGGCGGCGGCGGGCACGGTGGTGGA
Protein-coding regions in this window:
- a CDS encoding hemolysin family protein translates to MNSVAALITTVLLLAGNAFFVGAEFAVTSARRASLEPLAQAGDRRARTALWALEHVSRMLATAQLGVTLCSTTLGMVAEPAIAHLLSAPLRALGVSASGAHGVAVVLALLLVVYLHVVAGEMVPKNISISSPENAARWLAPPLVALSRLFGPVITALNGYANWQLRMLRIEPREEVPAAFTAQEVASIVEMSTAEGVLEDDSGLLTGALEFSEETAGSVMVPLDHLVTLDEGCTPQDVEAAVTATGFSRFPVVRRPATSAPAPQEVPREQAAPVIVGYLHLKDVLDADGPARHRPVPAWRARALVQVGAQEEVEDALAAMQRSGAHLGAVQDETGATVGVVFLEDILEELIGEVKDSMQRDDHQRH
- a CDS encoding M23 family metallopeptidase, which translates into the protein MSTQPEQPLTRRQRRELERAAEAAAGQADTQEAGAWTPSSTRRSGQDSRPVTPSAPPEPGPPPPGLFRSAPSPDLLGPPEPPAPPEPPVAPEPPAPPGGRPTSSLAPLPQPPGSARAPRRADQEPTLKVPPPGLASLEGRYDRLGAASARDARQREADIAWLREHRRTGMGTLARTGILAALAAVTVVAPLTSYSGLGASATTVGPAQARASARASSVAAAVLGSDADIDSSTDNSMNNVPDAATLARIRDAYANAKATCTAPAPGASGEMAAFSPAPSLVYPMVEGTYTLSSPYGYRLHPTLGVLKLHAGMDMSAPAGTPIYAAAAGTVVEAGMVDGTGTVTIQHEIDGKTWYTSYLHMYEDGIYVKVGDKVKVGQLIAGAGSTGYSTGPHLHFEVRTANDTSDETTVDPAAWLVEHKAAQLTTDCL